A genomic segment from Patescibacteria group bacterium encodes:
- a CDS encoding bL35 family ribosomal protein, with protein MKTRKSVANRFKITKTGKVMRRGSHISHLRRKKRKSQIRSQKVPKEVKGAWRIKIKKILGE; from the coding sequence ATGAAAACCAGAAAGTCAGTCGCCAATAGATTTAAGATTACCAAAACTGGTAAAGTGATGCGGCGGGGTTCCCATATAAGCCATTTACGAAGAAAAAAGAGAAAAAGTCAAATCAGAAGTCAAAAAGTCCCTAAAGAAGTCAAAGGGGCTTGGAGAATAAAGATAAAAAAGATTTTAGGAGAATAA
- the rplT gene encoding 50S ribosomal protein L20 produces the protein MARVKTGTTRRKSHKRVLKRTKGFRMTKGRLYKVSKEADLHAGQYAFMGRKLRKRDLRKLWIIRISAALIPHEISYSRFINGLKKAKIELNRKVLADLALSDSSTFKEIVDKAQKA, from the coding sequence ATGGCCAGAGTCAAAACCGGAACCACCAGAAGAAAAAGTCATAAAAGAGTCCTTAAAAGAACTAAGGGCTTTCGGATGACCAAGGGTCGACTTTACAAAGTCTCCAAGGAAGCTGATCTTCATGCTGGCCAATACGCCTTTATGGGCAGAAAACTGAGAAAAAGAGACCTGAGAAAACTCTGGATTATAAGGATTAGCGCCGCCTTAATCCCGCACGAAATTTCTTATTCCCGATTCATTAACGGCCTGAAAAAAGCCAAAATCGAGCTTAATCGCAAAGTTCTGGCTGATTTGGCTCTTTCCGATTCTTCTACTTTCAAAGAAATAGTTGACAAAGCCCAAAAAGCCTAA